In the Drosophila biarmipes strain raj3 chromosome X, RU_DBia_V1.1, whole genome shotgun sequence genome, one interval contains:
- the LOC108025711 gene encoding myogenesis-regulating glycosidase isoform X1: MAHSSQSGAAQALNGQHPEFAYADADTDEDERDGRPERRPEQRHFLGAMPRKQSLSERRNVELPLLKVVDEKEPQKAEAPEELETPEEPTPSPEAFAPGLRRNSISMPSGINALDLEALRLRHQMQPQDALHEETIADDAASSLGSPGSPDATAPTTSANTPDKAVGGTAINFANAGSANDDSDDEFGNARRPVHRDRFRSRRRASIAPLPALRLNSKEMLASDFDSHSLASNQASITSVNSLASLLREKMQAFPQLIRKKKRETKDYKIKIFVIIMFFMIIFLIGYAYVAYHQQMLTKSYFQKLKFNSHDRIFRILSHEDKEVISGQLGVTLGFDTAPFHCLEDHRRSDGSVCIEWNGVARLHLNFEDKGVFRCYTLQWQALTPGLLPTDCYELKRDNGLWFGGGVTKGQEWSLSYANFDFAPYASGDSKIHQFGNGVKRYFINSIGVAMQVSERTPLQLGVNRTENRFCLRAANDEFTFVNRLTPLPQLDYRICTTEDMRSLHMLMTQQSLWDGLKKLDMEVLNSLLEEPVWRIPHGETPDSLNETAICDYSESAIAMGLGHIVINEFWQENIGDFTVDKARFPTLKDTIRVLDRRGFKVVLTIQPFISTDSANFKDAVKRKLLIYERHSERSIPALTRYKSSSSAGVLDITNNASVPWLLEKLQRLKEEYGVQSFYLDLGTGYNLPHYYQCRQTLDNPDTYARLFTASLEGAGLMAVSTASVVPKPPTFLSTPPANATWEGLRETLGAVLNYGVIGYPFVLPGVIGGDYLLQRPLSKMVSFYSMAQPPLPDPELFIRWLQLATFMPAMQFSHLPSEYRSDLVTRVAQELKEVRTNDVIPLLKKYLKSSMDEGLPLVRPLWMMDPHDPACLIVSDEFSVGEELIVAPILHAKRQEREVYLPQGVWKDGIDGSLRKGSRWMHGYRVPTDKIAYFRKMPDNTRF; this comes from the exons ATGGCCCACTCCTCGCAATCGGGAGCCGCGCAGGCGCTGAACGGCCAGCATCCGGAGTTCGCCTACGCGGACGCGGACACGGACGAGGATGAGCGGGATGGCAGGCCGGAGCGGCGGCCGGAGCAGCGACATTTCCTGGGGGCCATGCCCAGGAAGCAGTCCCTCAGCGAGCGGCGCAATGTGGAGCTGCCCTTGTTGAAGGTGGTGGATGAGAAGGAGCCGCAGAAAGCGGAGGCGCCGGAGGAACTGGAGACCCCGGAGGAACCCACACCCTCGCCGGAGGCCTTTGCCCCGGGACTGCGCCGGAACTCCATATCCATGCCATCGGGCATCAATGCCCTGGATCTGGAGGCACTGCGTCTGCGACACCAGATGCAGCCGCAGGACGCCCTGCACGAGGAGACT ATAGCCGACGATGCGGCCTCCAGCCTGGGCAGTCCGGGCTCTCCGGACGCCACGGCGCCGACCACTTCGGCGAATACGCCGGATAAGGCCGTCGGCGGTACGGCCATCAATTTCGCCAACGCCGGCAGCGCCAACGATGACAGCGATGACGAGTTCGGGAACGCGAGGAGACCAGTCCACCG CGATCGTTTTCGAAGCCGTAGACGTGCCTCGATTGCCCCTCTGCCCGCCCTGCGCTTGAACTCCAAGGAGATGTTGGCCAGCGACTTCGATAGCCACAGCTTGGCCTCCAACCAGGCCTCCATCACCAGTGTCAACTCCCTGGCCAGTTTGCTTCGCGAGAAGATGCAG GCCTTCCCACAACTGATAAGAAAGAAGAAGCGGGAGACTAAGGACTACAAGATCAAGATATTCGTCATCATCATGTTTTTCATGATCATATTTCTG ATTGGCTACGCCTATGTGGCCTACCACCAGCAGATGCTGACGAAGAGCTACTTCCAGAAGCTCAAGTTCAACTCGCACGACCGCATCTTCCGCATCCTGAGCCACGAGGACAAGGAGGTGATATCGGGCCAGCTGGGCGTAACACTGGGCTTCGACACGGCTCCCTTCCACTGCCTGGAGGACCATCGCCGGAGCGATGGGAGCGTGTGCATCGAGTGGAACGGGGTGGCCCGCCTGCACCTGAACTTCGAGGACAAGGGCGTCTTCCGGTGCTACACCCTGCAGTGGCAGGCCTTGACCCCGGGCCTGCTGCCCACCGACTGCTACGAACTGAAGCGGGACAACGGCCTGTGGTTCGGCGGCGGGGTCACCAAGGGTCAGGAGTGGTCCCTGAGCTATGCCAACTTTGATTTCGCCCCCTACGCCTCCGGCGACAGCAAGATCCATCAGTTTGGCAACGGGGTGAAGAGGTACTTCATCAATTCGATTGGAGTGGCCATGCAGGTGAGCGAGAGGACGCCCCTGCAGCTGGGTGTCAACCGGACGGAGAACAGATTCTGCCTGCGGGCGGCCAACGATGAGTTCACCTTTGTGAACCGCCTGACCCCGCTGCCCCAGTTGGACTACCGCATCTGCACCACCGAGGACATGCGGAGTCTGCACATGCTGATGACCCAGCAGAGCCTGTGGGATGGCCTCAAGAAGCTGGACATGGAGGTGTTGAACTCCCTGCTGGAGGAGCCCGTGTGGCGCATCCCGCATGGCGAAACCCCCGACTCCCTGAACGAAACCGCCATTTGTGATTACTCGGAGAGTGCCATTGCCATGGGCCTGGGTCACATCGTGATCAATGAGTTCTGGCAGGAGAATATCGGCGACTTTACGGTGGACAAGGCCCGGTTTCCCACGCTCAAGGACACCATTCGAGTGCTGGATCGGAGGGGCTTCAAGGTGGTCCTCACCATACAGCCGTTCATCAGCACGGATAGCGCCAACTTCAAGGATGCAGTGAAGCGGAAACTGCTCATCTACGAGCGCCACTCGGAGCGGAGCATTCCCGCGCTGACGCGGTACAAGAGCAGCTCCAGCGCCGGAGTGCTGGACATCACCAACAATGCCTCGGTGCCCTGGCTGCTGGAGAAGCTGCAGCGCCTGAAGGAGGAGTATGGAGTGCAGAGCTTCTATCTGGACCTGGGCACCGGTTACAATCTGCCGCACTACTATCAGTGCCGCCAGACGCTGGACAATCCGGATACGTATGCCAGGCTGTTCACCGCCAGCTTGGAGGGCGCCGGCTTGATGGCCGTGTCCACGGCCAGTGTGGTGCCCAAGCCGCCCACCTTCCTCAGCACTCCGCCGGCGAACGCCACCTGGGAGGGATTGAGGGAGACGCTGGGCGCTGTGCTCAACTACGGCGTGATTGGCTATCCCTTTGTGCTGCCCGGCGTGATTGGAGGCGACTATCTGCTGCAGCGACCGCTCTCCAAGATGGTCTCCTTCTACTCGATGGCCCAGCCCCCGCTGCCCGATCCGGAACTCTTCATCCGCTGGCTGCAGCTGGCCACCTTCATGCCGGCCATGCAGTTCAGCCACCTGCCCTCGGAGTACCGCAGCGACCTGGTCACCCGGGTGGCCCAGGAGCTGAAGGAGGTGCGCACCAACGATGTGATCCCGCTGCTCAAGAAGTACTTGAAGTCCTCGATGGACGAGGGCCTGCCCCTGGTGCGACCGCTCTGGATGATGGACCCCCACGACCCCGCCTGCCTCATCGTCAGCGACGAGTTCTCCGTGGGCGAGGAGCTGATCGTGGCGCCCATTCTGCACGCCAAGCGGCAGGAGCGAGAGG TGTACCTGCCGCAGGGCGTGTGGAAGGACGGCATCGATGGGTCGCTGCGGAAGGGCAGTCGCTGGATGCACGGCTACCGGGTGCCCACGGACAAGATAGCCTACTTCCGCAAGATGCCGGACAACACTAGGTTCTAG
- the LOC108025711 gene encoding myogenesis-regulating glycosidase isoform X2, producing MSSPNSRFILSSVPSEDQPPDKDAETGVILDISGDVDKDEIADDAASSLGSPGSPDATAPTTSANTPDKAVGGTAINFANAGSANDDSDDEFGNARRPVHRDRFRSRRRASIAPLPALRLNSKEMLASDFDSHSLASNQASITSVNSLASLLREKMQAFPQLIRKKKRETKDYKIKIFVIIMFFMIIFLIGYAYVAYHQQMLTKSYFQKLKFNSHDRIFRILSHEDKEVISGQLGVTLGFDTAPFHCLEDHRRSDGSVCIEWNGVARLHLNFEDKGVFRCYTLQWQALTPGLLPTDCYELKRDNGLWFGGGVTKGQEWSLSYANFDFAPYASGDSKIHQFGNGVKRYFINSIGVAMQVSERTPLQLGVNRTENRFCLRAANDEFTFVNRLTPLPQLDYRICTTEDMRSLHMLMTQQSLWDGLKKLDMEVLNSLLEEPVWRIPHGETPDSLNETAICDYSESAIAMGLGHIVINEFWQENIGDFTVDKARFPTLKDTIRVLDRRGFKVVLTIQPFISTDSANFKDAVKRKLLIYERHSERSIPALTRYKSSSSAGVLDITNNASVPWLLEKLQRLKEEYGVQSFYLDLGTGYNLPHYYQCRQTLDNPDTYARLFTASLEGAGLMAVSTASVVPKPPTFLSTPPANATWEGLRETLGAVLNYGVIGYPFVLPGVIGGDYLLQRPLSKMVSFYSMAQPPLPDPELFIRWLQLATFMPAMQFSHLPSEYRSDLVTRVAQELKEVRTNDVIPLLKKYLKSSMDEGLPLVRPLWMMDPHDPACLIVSDEFSVGEELIVAPILHAKRQEREVYLPQGVWKDGIDGSLRKGSRWMHGYRVPTDKIAYFRKMPDNTRF from the exons ATGAGCTCGCCCAACAGTCGGTTTATCCTGTCCAGTGTTCCCAGCGAGGATCAGCCGCCGGACAAGGATGCGGAAACCGGCGTAATACTCGATATCAGCGGGGATGTGGATAAGGACGAG ATAGCCGACGATGCGGCCTCCAGCCTGGGCAGTCCGGGCTCTCCGGACGCCACGGCGCCGACCACTTCGGCGAATACGCCGGATAAGGCCGTCGGCGGTACGGCCATCAATTTCGCCAACGCCGGCAGCGCCAACGATGACAGCGATGACGAGTTCGGGAACGCGAGGAGACCAGTCCACCG CGATCGTTTTCGAAGCCGTAGACGTGCCTCGATTGCCCCTCTGCCCGCCCTGCGCTTGAACTCCAAGGAGATGTTGGCCAGCGACTTCGATAGCCACAGCTTGGCCTCCAACCAGGCCTCCATCACCAGTGTCAACTCCCTGGCCAGTTTGCTTCGCGAGAAGATGCAG GCCTTCCCACAACTGATAAGAAAGAAGAAGCGGGAGACTAAGGACTACAAGATCAAGATATTCGTCATCATCATGTTTTTCATGATCATATTTCTG ATTGGCTACGCCTATGTGGCCTACCACCAGCAGATGCTGACGAAGAGCTACTTCCAGAAGCTCAAGTTCAACTCGCACGACCGCATCTTCCGCATCCTGAGCCACGAGGACAAGGAGGTGATATCGGGCCAGCTGGGCGTAACACTGGGCTTCGACACGGCTCCCTTCCACTGCCTGGAGGACCATCGCCGGAGCGATGGGAGCGTGTGCATCGAGTGGAACGGGGTGGCCCGCCTGCACCTGAACTTCGAGGACAAGGGCGTCTTCCGGTGCTACACCCTGCAGTGGCAGGCCTTGACCCCGGGCCTGCTGCCCACCGACTGCTACGAACTGAAGCGGGACAACGGCCTGTGGTTCGGCGGCGGGGTCACCAAGGGTCAGGAGTGGTCCCTGAGCTATGCCAACTTTGATTTCGCCCCCTACGCCTCCGGCGACAGCAAGATCCATCAGTTTGGCAACGGGGTGAAGAGGTACTTCATCAATTCGATTGGAGTGGCCATGCAGGTGAGCGAGAGGACGCCCCTGCAGCTGGGTGTCAACCGGACGGAGAACAGATTCTGCCTGCGGGCGGCCAACGATGAGTTCACCTTTGTGAACCGCCTGACCCCGCTGCCCCAGTTGGACTACCGCATCTGCACCACCGAGGACATGCGGAGTCTGCACATGCTGATGACCCAGCAGAGCCTGTGGGATGGCCTCAAGAAGCTGGACATGGAGGTGTTGAACTCCCTGCTGGAGGAGCCCGTGTGGCGCATCCCGCATGGCGAAACCCCCGACTCCCTGAACGAAACCGCCATTTGTGATTACTCGGAGAGTGCCATTGCCATGGGCCTGGGTCACATCGTGATCAATGAGTTCTGGCAGGAGAATATCGGCGACTTTACGGTGGACAAGGCCCGGTTTCCCACGCTCAAGGACACCATTCGAGTGCTGGATCGGAGGGGCTTCAAGGTGGTCCTCACCATACAGCCGTTCATCAGCACGGATAGCGCCAACTTCAAGGATGCAGTGAAGCGGAAACTGCTCATCTACGAGCGCCACTCGGAGCGGAGCATTCCCGCGCTGACGCGGTACAAGAGCAGCTCCAGCGCCGGAGTGCTGGACATCACCAACAATGCCTCGGTGCCCTGGCTGCTGGAGAAGCTGCAGCGCCTGAAGGAGGAGTATGGAGTGCAGAGCTTCTATCTGGACCTGGGCACCGGTTACAATCTGCCGCACTACTATCAGTGCCGCCAGACGCTGGACAATCCGGATACGTATGCCAGGCTGTTCACCGCCAGCTTGGAGGGCGCCGGCTTGATGGCCGTGTCCACGGCCAGTGTGGTGCCCAAGCCGCCCACCTTCCTCAGCACTCCGCCGGCGAACGCCACCTGGGAGGGATTGAGGGAGACGCTGGGCGCTGTGCTCAACTACGGCGTGATTGGCTATCCCTTTGTGCTGCCCGGCGTGATTGGAGGCGACTATCTGCTGCAGCGACCGCTCTCCAAGATGGTCTCCTTCTACTCGATGGCCCAGCCCCCGCTGCCCGATCCGGAACTCTTCATCCGCTGGCTGCAGCTGGCCACCTTCATGCCGGCCATGCAGTTCAGCCACCTGCCCTCGGAGTACCGCAGCGACCTGGTCACCCGGGTGGCCCAGGAGCTGAAGGAGGTGCGCACCAACGATGTGATCCCGCTGCTCAAGAAGTACTTGAAGTCCTCGATGGACGAGGGCCTGCCCCTGGTGCGACCGCTCTGGATGATGGACCCCCACGACCCCGCCTGCCTCATCGTCAGCGACGAGTTCTCCGTGGGCGAGGAGCTGATCGTGGCGCCCATTCTGCACGCCAAGCGGCAGGAGCGAGAGG TGTACCTGCCGCAGGGCGTGTGGAAGGACGGCATCGATGGGTCGCTGCGGAAGGGCAGTCGCTGGATGCACGGCTACCGGGTGCCCACGGACAAGATAGCCTACTTCCGCAAGATGCCGGACAACACTAGGTTCTAG
- the LOC108025712 gene encoding sorting nexin-27 isoform X2: protein MLPFHSVQFAQLTALEKRCLRNGVSVEGATHKQVVDLIKSGGDCLTLTVISVTQQEADRLEPQEDQTGYSYIDYSDKRSLPISIPDYGIVNRNGERYIVFNIHMAGRQLCSRRYREFANLHSLLRKEFSGFNFPKLPGKWPFQLSEQQLDTRRRGLEQYLEKVCAVRVIAESDAVQDFLTDTEDDISASPVDIKVMLPDHEVSTVSVKKSSNAQVVWEILVQRANLTAYTQQYFYLFEIVEYNFERKLQPHEIPHQLYVQNYSTASSTCLCVRRWLFSVAKELTLPDGEQAARFVFYQAVDEVNRGNIRADGRLYELKALQDAKKAGDYLALARTLPGYGDVVFPHCSCDSRKEGHVVPAVGMKSFRLHACREDGSLEAQMVELTWDSITRYESDEESMSFCFQYNRPDKPARWVKVYTPYHAFLADCFDRIMEERKWDDSGD from the exons ATGCTGCCTTTTCATTCCGTGCAGTTTGCACAGTTGACGGCCTTGGAGAAGCGCTGTCTTCG AAATGGCGTCAGCGTGGAGGGAGCCACCCATAAACAGGTGGTGGACCTGATCAAATCCGGTGGTGATTGCCTGACTCTGACAGTGATATCGGTAACACAGCAG GAGGCCGATCGCCTGGAGCCGCAGGAGGATCAGACCGGCTACTCCTACATTGATTACTCGGACAAACGCTCGCTGCCCATTAG CATACCCGACTATGGCATTGTGAACCGGAATGGCGAGCGGTACATCGTCTTCAACATACACATGGCCGGCAGGCAGCTGTGTTCGCGCCGCTATCGGGAGTTCGCCAACCTGCACTCGCTGCTGCGCAAGGAGTTCTCCGGCTTCAACTTCCCCAAGCTGCCCGGCAAGTGGCCCTTCCAGCTGAGCGAACAGCAGCTGGACACGCGGCGCCGTGGCCTCGAGCAGTATCTGGAGAAGGTGTGCGCCGTGCGGGTGATTGCCGAGAGTGATGCTGTGCAGGATTTCCTCACCGACACCGAGGACGATATATCCGCCTCGCCGGTGGACATCAAGGTGATGCTGCCGGACCACGAAGTGAGCACCGTGTCGGTGAAGAAGTCCTCCAATGCCCAGGTGGTGTGGGAGATACTGGTGCAGCGCGCCAATCTCACCGCCTACACGCAGCAGTATTTCTATCTGTTCGAGATCGTGGAGTACAATTTCGAGCGAAAGCTGCAGCCGCACGAGATACCGCATCAGCTGTACGTGCAGAACTACAGTACCGCCTCGTCCACCTGCCTCTGCGTGCGTCGCTGGCTCTTTTCGGTGGCCAAGGAGCTGACGCTGCCGGATGGCGAGCAGGCGGCCCGCTTTGTCTTCTACCAGGCGGTCGACGAGGTGAATCGCGGCAATATCCGGGCCGATGGACGCCTGTACGAGCTGAAGGCGCTGCAGGACGCCAAGAAGGCGGGCGACTATCTGGCTCTGGCCCGCACACTGCCAGGATACGGGGACGTGGTCTTCCCCCACTGCTCCTGTGATAGTCGCAAGGAGGGCCACGTGGTGCCCGCCGTGG GCATGAAGAGCTTTCGACTGCACGCCTGCCGTGAGGATGGCTCGCTGGAGGCGCAAATGGTCGAGCTGACCTGGGACAGCATCACGCGCTACGAGAGCGACGAGGAGTCCATGTCATTCTGCTTTCAGTACAATCGTCCAGATAAGCCAGCACGTTGGGTTAAAGTCTACACGCCATAT CATGCATTCCTTGCGGACTGCTTTGATCGCATCATGGAGGAGCGCAAGTGGGACGACAGCGGCGACTAG